A genome region from Halobacterium hubeiense includes the following:
- a CDS encoding type IV pilin has translation MGSSSRAVSPVIGNIFLVAIVVLLAATISVFALGFADQVNQPAPIVGQSSGELVPQAGNDDGIIRITHVAGDTIQVSNMEVVVDASGACGKQGRLVDLPVSSGGNDIDQSNIEGDDIFDQRAYGWDGVPGPNAIHNSEYAPGDEIAFRIIGGACPITQGDEITVRVVHTQTRSVIIEETLTAT, from the coding sequence ATGGGTTCGTCGTCACGAGCGGTTTCACCGGTTATAGGGAATATTTTCCTGGTCGCTATCGTGGTGCTCCTTGCCGCGACAATTTCGGTGTTTGCACTTGGGTTTGCTGACCAAGTTAATCAGCCCGCGCCGATTGTCGGTCAATCAAGTGGCGAATTGGTCCCTCAAGCGGGGAATGATGATGGAATTATTCGGATAACTCACGTTGCGGGTGACACGATACAAGTGTCCAATATGGAAGTCGTTGTAGATGCATCGGGTGCCTGTGGGAAACAAGGTCGATTAGTTGACCTGCCAGTATCCTCCGGCGGTAATGATATCGACCAGTCAAATATTGAGGGGGATGATATTTTCGACCAGCGAGCATATGGCTGGGACGGCGTCCCTGGCCCGAACGCGATTCACAACTCGGAGTACGCACCGGGCGATGAAATCGCATTCCGTATTATTGGTGGCGCTTGCCCAATTACTCAGGGGGACGAGATTACTGTCCGTGTCGTCCACACACAGACGCGCTCAGTTATCATTGAGGAGACGCTGACTGCGACGTAG
- a CDS encoding TATA-box-binding protein produces the protein MSTLADTIEIQNVVASSDLGQELALDQLGIDLNGAEYNPEDFPGVVYRLQEPKSATLIFDSGKVVCTGAQSVDGVHKALEIVFDDLRALGIDVASNPSVTVQNIVSSASLEQSLNLNAIAIGLGLEQVEYEPEQFPGLVYRLDDPDVVVLLFGSGKLVITGANESEDAQSALKHVEDRLTELGLLE, from the coding sequence ATGAGCACGCTGGCGGACACGATCGAAATCCAGAACGTTGTTGCATCCAGTGATCTCGGCCAGGAACTCGCTCTTGACCAGCTCGGTATCGACCTCAATGGCGCGGAGTACAATCCAGAGGACTTCCCTGGGGTTGTCTACCGCCTTCAGGAGCCGAAGTCAGCCACGCTGATATTCGACTCGGGGAAAGTCGTCTGCACCGGCGCGCAAAGCGTCGATGGTGTTCACAAAGCCCTCGAAATCGTCTTCGATGACCTCCGTGCGTTAGGGATTGATGTTGCGAGCAATCCTTCTGTTACGGTGCAGAATATCGTCTCCAGTGCGAGTCTCGAACAATCGTTGAACTTGAACGCGATTGCGATCGGCCTGGGCTTAGAGCAAGTCGAATACGAACCCGAACAGTTCCCCGGGCTCGTCTATCGTCTCGACGACCCCGACGTTGTCGTCCTCCTCTTCGGCAGTGGGAAACTCGTCATTACTGGCGCAAATGAATCTGAGGATGCACAGTCCGCACTGAAACACGTCGAAGACCGCCTCACTGAACTCGGCCTGCTTGAGTGA
- a CDS encoding FecR family protein has product MDKTPPTRRDVLSVLGVGLTAGLAGCNRLTDTGSSPDRSAQTGTSSGDADITVSILTESQPAQLPPLWDDHRIEDFQAAFTVETSGAPSQVTVSTGSVEINRESGQWDSDSVTVQPGQMAAGEQEFTANARKNETTVADTATARKPVPGNYKLDVVPERNEALRQTIQTNSDEANYLDDRGGFTEDDPVFSSYSSHEHVGFDKLGVDLVALEWRHDNDYEELSPDPKTDPNIETTQFIQSIGTDTGDPEIQAIKNGEKGVTTYPNGEWNSQTRDGGSFDYETFANAETVGEALDGLHTYLFNWQAIKTDIGPRSDEDFIYAPTLEQAIEQKNNNNLEAHGWDFDLDSHGNGLIYGKNPDGSDELRVMETVANPVTSTPQTIHEQRHPLVEDSNYLNPDHEEFNKYWHPLRFGWDGYSNSQRWNFEEEKRKASVTVRNIASSLHPEDAAGIAARDQNSLGMTTEYLQDFTEKLRTYNQNDADFQELYNQSKILDKLFRDEENNHVIYGGTENPQYAVVEDSSVIEEVWKDEQGRYDDFDQFLRDNPSHSTALDDGNPTLDRDAK; this is encoded by the coding sequence ATGGACAAGACGCCTCCAACCCGCCGGGATGTCCTCTCTGTGCTTGGGGTTGGTCTGACCGCCGGGCTCGCCGGCTGCAATCGCCTCACAGACACTGGCTCCTCGCCGGATAGGTCGGCGCAGACGGGAACCAGTAGTGGCGACGCAGATATCACGGTCAGTATCTTGACTGAGTCCCAGCCAGCACAGCTCCCTCCACTCTGGGACGACCATCGCATCGAGGACTTTCAGGCCGCGTTCACTGTCGAGACGAGCGGCGCCCCGTCACAGGTCACAGTTAGTACCGGCAGCGTCGAGATCAACAGAGAGTCTGGGCAGTGGGATAGTGATTCTGTGACCGTTCAGCCCGGCCAGATGGCTGCCGGCGAACAAGAGTTCACGGCGAACGCTCGAAAAAACGAGACTACAGTAGCGGATACGGCGACCGCAAGGAAACCGGTGCCGGGCAACTACAAACTCGATGTAGTTCCGGAACGAAACGAAGCACTCCGACAGACAATCCAGACCAACAGCGACGAAGCAAATTATCTCGACGACCGCGGCGGATTCACCGAAGACGACCCAGTCTTCAGCTCTTACAGCAGCCACGAACACGTAGGGTTCGACAAACTCGGCGTCGATCTCGTCGCACTCGAATGGCGACACGACAACGACTACGAAGAACTTTCTCCAGACCCAAAAACAGACCCTAATATAGAAACAACACAATTTATCCAAAGCATAGGCACAGATACAGGCGACCCGGAGATACAGGCGATAAAGAACGGAGAAAAAGGTGTAACCACTTATCCAAACGGGGAGTGGAACTCTCAAACCAGAGATGGTGGTAGTTTTGACTACGAAACGTTCGCGAACGCAGAAACAGTAGGTGAGGCGCTTGATGGACTACACACCTACCTATTCAACTGGCAGGCCATCAAAACCGATATCGGTCCAAGGAGTGATGAGGACTTCATCTATGCACCGACACTCGAACAAGCGATCGAACAGAAAAATAACAACAATTTAGAAGCACACGGGTGGGACTTCGACCTCGACTCACACGGAAACGGCCTAATCTACGGGAAGAACCCCGATGGCAGTGACGAACTCCGAGTAATGGAAACCGTCGCCAATCCAGTAACAAGTACTCCACAAACCATACACGAACAAAGACATCCCTTAGTCGAGGATTCGAACTACCTCAACCCGGATCATGAAGAATTCAACAAATACTGGCACCCACTCAGATTCGGATGGGACGGCTACAGCAACAGCCAAAGATGGAACTTTGAAGAAGAGAAAAGAAAAGCATCAGTCACCGTAAGAAACATCGCATCCTCGCTCCATCCCGAGGACGCTGCGGGTATAGCAGCCAGAGACCAGAATTCCTTAGGAATGACTACAGAATACCTCCAGGACTTTACTGAAAAATTGCGTACATATAATCAGAACGATGCGGACTTCCAGGAACTATACAACCAGTCCAAGATACTGGACAAGCTCTTCAGAGATGAAGAAAACAACCACGTAATCTATGGCGGCACGGAGAACCCTCAGTATGCGGTGGTAGAAGATAGCTCAGTAATTGAAGAGGTCTGGAAGGATGAGCAGGGTCGCTACGATGACTTCGACCAGTTTCTCCGCGACAACCCCAGCCACAGCACAGCTCTGGACGACGGCAATCCAACACTGGACCGAGACGCAAAATAA
- a CDS encoding helix-turn-helix transcriptional regulator, whose translation MTDGGQPTTQQDGEATNYTELSGFQRDALAAAYELNGRPDETAYGLAIRERLEATGYNQITRGRLYKNLDQLVEAGALEKTTDERDGRSNHYTPTKRGLEFLEAYVRTLTTQLDIHAEITLTQSNTTHPEHRDDRGVRR comes from the coding sequence GTGACGGATGGTGGCCAGCCAACCACCCAGCAGGATGGTGAAGCGACGAACTACACGGAGTTGAGCGGGTTCCAGCGGGACGCGCTCGCCGCTGCCTACGAACTCAACGGCCGGCCGGATGAGACAGCGTACGGGCTGGCAATCCGGGAGCGACTCGAAGCGACCGGCTACAACCAAATCACTCGTGGCCGCCTGTACAAGAACCTTGATCAACTCGTCGAAGCCGGCGCTCTCGAAAAAACCACCGACGAAAGGGACGGCCGCAGTAACCACTACACGCCGACGAAACGCGGGCTCGAATTCCTCGAAGCGTACGTAAGAACCCTCACCACGCAACTGGATATCCACGCCGAAATCACCCTCACCCAGAGCAACACAACTCACCCAGAACACCGAGACGACCGGGGGGTGCGTCGGTAA
- a CDS encoding winged helix-turn-helix transcriptional regulator — protein MGGRPPDTTDREILVLFRDADDPVLSTSDIADQLSYSLQGTLSRLTTLEQEKVLDSRKIGNAKAWWLTDAGQRFLEDTDADFATDLENS, from the coding sequence ATGGGTGGCCGACCTCCTGACACAACTGACCGAGAAATCTTGGTTCTCTTTCGAGACGCTGACGATCCTGTTCTTTCAACCTCGGATATAGCTGATCAGCTCTCATACAGTCTTCAAGGGACCCTGAGCAGACTCACCACTCTTGAACAAGAGAAGGTTCTCGACTCACGTAAGATTGGAAATGCCAAAGCATGGTGGCTCACTGATGCTGGACAGCGATTCCTCGAAGACACAGACGCCGACTTTGCTACCGACCTCGAAAATTCGTAG